One part of the Mesorhizobium sp. M4B.F.Ca.ET.058.02.1.1 genome encodes these proteins:
- a CDS encoding tRNA (cytidine(34)-2'-O)-methyltransferase, whose amino-acid sequence MNDRLRIALYQPDIAGNTGTILRFAACLGLGVDIIEPAGFPLSDRALKRAGMDYLEMADLTRHVDWHAFEQWRAGDARRLVLLTTKAAAAYTDFAFADGDVLLFGRESAGVPDPVHHAADARLTIPLRPGARSINVALSVAMVAGEAIRLLG is encoded by the coding sequence ATGAACGACCGTCTCCGCATCGCGCTCTACCAGCCTGACATTGCCGGCAACACCGGAACGATCCTGCGCTTCGCCGCTTGCCTCGGCCTCGGTGTCGACATCATCGAGCCGGCCGGCTTCCCGCTCTCCGACCGGGCGCTGAAACGGGCCGGCATGGACTACCTCGAAATGGCTGATCTGACCCGGCATGTCGACTGGCACGCCTTCGAGCAATGGCGCGCGGGCGACGCGCGGCGGCTGGTGCTGCTCACCACCAAAGCCGCCGCCGCCTATACGGACTTTGCCTTTGCCGATGGAGACGTCCTGCTTTTCGGTCGCGAATCCGCAGGCGTGCCGGATCCGGTCCATCACGCTGCGGATGCGCGACTGACCATCCCGCTGCGGCCAGGCGCGCGCAGCATCAACGTCGCGCTGTCTGTCGCCATGGTCGCGGGCGAAGCGATCCGCCTGCTCGGATAG
- the soxR gene encoding redox-sensitive transcriptional activator SoxR: MAPATELTVGQVAMRSGVAVSALHFYETRGLIRSHRTAGNQRRYGRDVLRRVAIIRVAQEVGISLAEIATALQSLPEGRTPTREDWNLLSTAWRNGLDHKINQLKKLRDGLSDCIGCGCMSIDRCPLRNKEDRLAREGTGARRLIAR, translated from the coding sequence ATGGCTCCAGCAACGGAACTGACGGTCGGCCAGGTGGCCATGCGCAGCGGCGTGGCTGTATCGGCGCTGCATTTCTACGAGACGCGCGGACTGATCCGCAGCCACCGCACGGCGGGCAACCAGCGGCGCTACGGCCGCGACGTGCTGCGGCGCGTGGCGATCATCCGCGTCGCCCAGGAAGTCGGCATCTCGCTGGCCGAAATCGCCACGGCGCTGCAATCCCTGCCCGAGGGCCGCACGCCGACGCGCGAGGATTGGAATCTACTTTCGACGGCTTGGCGCAACGGGCTCGACCACAAGATCAACCAGCTGAAGAAGCTGCGCGACGGCCTGAGCGACTGCATCGGCTGCGGCTGCATGTCGATCGACAGATGCCCGCTCAGGAACAAGGAAGACCGGCTGGCGCGGGAGGGCACCGGAGCGCGAAGGCTGATAGCGCGCTGA